One segment of Gammaproteobacteria bacterium DNA contains the following:
- a CDS encoding DUF1475 family protein: protein MLRFVVIICGILLGLLATAILVASNHSHALAGLRHLITDPWGIVTLIDLGIGLLFIAVWLWLVEPVRWRAVVWIIALFLLGNVVTLAYLLCRTCQVRHWSELFLPSRSGDRR, encoded by the coding sequence ATGCTGCGTTTTGTCGTCATTATTTGCGGAATCCTGCTGGGCCTGCTGGCGACAGCGATTCTGGTCGCCAGCAACCACAGCCATGCACTGGCCGGATTGCGCCATCTGATCACCGATCCCTGGGGCATCGTCACCCTGATTGACCTGGGTATTGGCCTGCTCTTCATTGCGGTCTGGTTGTGGCTGGTGGAGCCGGTTCGCTGGCGGGCAGTCGTGTGGATCATTGCTCTATTCCTGCTGGGCAATGTGGTCACGCTGGCGTACTTGCTATGTCGGACCTGCCAGGTTCGGCACTGGTCAGAACTGTTTCTGCCTTCCCGTTCCGGCGACCGGCGATAA
- a CDS encoding class I SAM-dependent methyltransferase produces MLKTAIDLIEQGYIPDGLIRIGIRRLLGERLRMGKAIGDGQARETDALRLETELHKSPIARRTTPANEQHYEAPVGFFQKILGPRLKYSACWWPDEVKDLETAGAAMLALTCERAELDFDQDILELGCGWGSLTLWLAEFYPDSRIMAVSNSNSQREFIEARCRERGFDNVQVITADMNDFSTDRRFDRVLSVEMFEHMRNSQELMARIHAWLKPSGKLFVHICTHRAVAYPCKIEGENNWMGRYFFTGGLMPSRDLLPRFQGDLHLEEDWHFNGRHYQRTLEAWRVNQDRHREEILGLFRETYGVDEAERWFQRWRVFFMAYAELFGYRKGEEWGVSHYRFGKIKTA; encoded by the coding sequence ATGCTCAAAACCGCGATTGATCTCATAGAACAGGGTTATATCCCCGACGGGTTGATCCGCATTGGGATTCGGCGCCTGTTGGGTGAACGGTTGCGCATGGGCAAGGCGATAGGCGATGGGCAAGCGCGGGAAACCGACGCGCTCCGGTTAGAGACTGAGTTGCACAAAAGTCCAATCGCCCGGCGTACGACCCCAGCCAATGAACAACATTACGAAGCGCCTGTCGGCTTTTTTCAGAAAATCCTGGGGCCGCGCTTGAAATACAGCGCCTGCTGGTGGCCTGATGAAGTGAAGGATCTGGAAACCGCCGGAGCCGCGATGCTGGCTTTGACTTGCGAACGCGCGGAGTTGGACTTTGATCAAGACATTCTGGAACTAGGCTGCGGTTGGGGATCGCTTACTCTGTGGTTGGCGGAGTTTTATCCCGATTCGCGCATCATGGCGGTGTCCAACTCGAACTCGCAGCGGGAATTTATCGAGGCGCGCTGCCGGGAACGCGGTTTCGACAACGTGCAGGTCATTACCGCCGACATGAACGATTTTTCCACCGACCGGCGTTTCGATCGGGTGCTGTCGGTCGAGATGTTCGAACACATGCGCAACTCTCAGGAATTGATGGCGCGCATCCACGCTTGGTTAAAACCGAGCGGGAAACTGTTCGTACATATTTGCACTCATCGCGCTGTAGCCTATCCCTGCAAGATCGAGGGCGAGAACAACTGGATGGGACGCTACTTCTTCACCGGAGGACTGATGCCGTCCCGTGACTTGTTGCCGCGTTTCCAAGGCGACCTCCACTTGGAGGAGGATTGGCATTTCAACGGTCGCCACTATCAACGCACATTGGAAGCCTGGCGGGTGAACCAGGATCGGCATCGGGAGGAGATTCTCGGTCTATTCCGGGAAACCTATGGCGTTGATGAAGCCGAGCGCTGGTTTCAGCGCTGGCGGGTGTTCTTCATGGCCTATGCGGAACTGTTTGGTTATCGCAAGGGCGAAGAATGGGGCGTGTCGCATTACCGGTTTGGCAAGATCAAGACCGCCTGA
- a CDS encoding cytochrome b, translated as MPFKNSATHYGSVTRFLHWSVVALFLWQYVSAAIMTHLARDKTLLSLTQGDFYNWHKSIGLALLVLALARLIWRKTTPLPDWAPTLSPAEQAFSHWNEVRLYWCMFLLPISGYLFVMAGGFGVKLLGLYDLPNPIGKQGGLATTMMAAHIVLGYAAIVFIAWHVGIGLKHHWFDKDGFLNRMLPFRRS; from the coding sequence ATGCCCTTCAAGAACTCCGCAACGCACTATGGCTCGGTCACCCGTTTCCTGCATTGGTCCGTCGTCGCCCTGTTCCTCTGGCAATATGTCAGCGCGGCGATCATGACCCACCTGGCAAGGGACAAGACGTTGCTGAGCTTGACCCAGGGCGACTTCTACAACTGGCATAAGTCTATCGGTCTGGCGCTGTTGGTCTTAGCGCTGGCGCGGCTGATCTGGCGGAAAACCACTCCCCTGCCCGACTGGGCGCCAACCCTGTCGCCGGCGGAACAGGCGTTCTCCCACTGGAATGAAGTCCGGCTCTACTGGTGCATGTTTCTGTTGCCCATCAGCGGTTATCTGTTCGTGATGGCGGGGGGATTCGGGGTCAAGCTGTTGGGTCTGTACGACCTGCCCAATCCCATCGGCAAACAGGGTGGGCTGGCGACCACGATGATGGCGGCGCACATTGTCCTGGGCTACGCCGCCATCGTATTCATCGCCTGGCATGTCGGCATTGGCCTCAAGCACCACTGGTTCGACAAGGATGGTTTTCTGAACCGCATGTTGCCGTTCAGGCGGTCTTGA